From the Lolium rigidum isolate FL_2022 chromosome 2, APGP_CSIRO_Lrig_0.1, whole genome shotgun sequence genome, one window contains:
- the LOC124692491 gene encoding probable ascorbate-specific transmembrane electron transporter 1, with translation MGLGVRAAPFSYVAHALAVAAAAMVLFWCVHFRGGLAFEATNKNLIFNVHPVLMLIGYIILGSEAIMVYKVLPTWNHDTTKLIHLILHAIALVLGVVGIYCAFKFHNESGIANLYSLHSWLGIGTISLYGIQWIFGFLAFFFPGAAPNVRRGALPWHVLLGIFVYILALATAELGFLEKLTFLQSSGLDKYGPEAFLVNFTALVVVLFGASVVVAAIAPARLEEPQGYAPIPEN, from the exons ATGGGGCTGGGCGTGAGGGCGGCGCCGTTCTCGTACGTGGCGCACGCGCTCGCCGTGGCGGCCGCCGCCATGGTGCTGTTCTGGTGCGTCCACTTCCGCGGCGGCCTCGCCTTCGAAGCCACCAACAAGAACCTCATCTTCAAC GTTCATCCTGTCCTTATGTTGATTGGCTATATTATTCTTGGCAGTGAAG CTATAATGGTATACAAGGTTCTTCCTACATGGAACCATGATACAACTAAGTTGATCCATCTAATTCTCCATGCCATTGCCCTTGTGCTCGGTGTGGTTGGGATATACTGTGCTTTCAAATTTCACAATGAAAGTGGGATTGCCAACCTTTATAGTCTGCACTCTTGGCTTGGAATCGGAACAATTTCTCTATACGGTATTCAG TGGATATTTGGATTTCTAGCCTTCTTTTTCCCTGGGGCTGCGCCAAATGTGAGGAGGGGTGCTCTTCCTTGGCACGTACTACTTGGGATCTTTGTTTATATTTTAGCCTTGGCTACGGCAGAACTTGGGTTTCTGGAGAAGCTCACCTTCCTCCAAAGCTCAGGCCTCGACAAATACGGGCCAGAGGCATTTCTGGTGAACTTCACAGCATTGGTTGTTGTTCTATTTGGTGCTTCTGTTGTGGTAGCTGCTATTGCTCcagctcgccttgaagaaccacagGGTTACGCTCCAATCCCAGAAAACTAG
- the LOC124690250 gene encoding remorin-like produces MAEEGAKKATPADVAEEKAVLPPPPGAKDKTPPAGDECKALIIVEEVAEKPRAEKKKTHRGSLERDVALAKVETEKRGSLIKAWEENEKAKAENKAAKKLSSILAWENTKKATIDAQLKTKELELEKKKAEYAEKMKNKKAIAHREAEEKRAMAVARRGEEVLKAEEMAAKYRATGLIPKKLLGCFGA; encoded by the exons ATGGCCGAGGAGGGAGCGAAGAAGGCGACGCCGGCTGACGTTGCGGAGGAGAAGGCCGTCCTCCCGCCGCCCCCTGGGGCCAAGGACAAGACGCCGCCGGCCGGTGATGAGTGCAAGGCTCTGATCATCGTCGAGG AAGTTGCCGAAAAACCTCGTGCTGAGAAGAAGAAAACACACAGGGGCTCACTTGAAAGAG ATGTTGCTCTTGCGAAGGTGGAAACGGAGAAGAGGGGCTCTTTGATCAAAGCATGGGAAGAGAACGAGAAGGCAAAAGCTGAGAACAA GGCCGCTAAGAAGTTGTCGTCTATTCTCGCATGGGAGAACACAAAGAAGGCAACCATAGATGCCCAGCTGAAAACGAAGGAA CTAGAGTTAGAAAAGAAGAAGGCCGAATACGCTGAGAAGATGAAGAACAAAAAGGCAATCGCCCACAGGGAAGCTGAAGAGAAGAGAGCAATGGCAGTGGCTCGGCGTGGTGAAGAAGTACTCAAGGccgaggagatggcagcgaagtaCCGGGCGACCGGGCTAATTCCGAAGAAACTCCTCGGGTGTTTTGGGGCATAA